A region of Syngnathoides biaculeatus isolate LvHL_M unplaced genomic scaffold, ASM1980259v1 ctg172_pilon_pilon, whole genome shotgun sequence DNA encodes the following proteins:
- the LOC133497134 gene encoding uncharacterized protein LOC133497134, producing MATLGRMPSRTREEELRQEGSGLPVWRTRLEQCACEEVLLCCKGFLGLGYKKELRVRSSHRVHDVLWCLSSLAPAVEKKKKKKRCFEAGSTSEDPPDGDCGKDAEQDERGRTPSGWVRASCMEDPSGTMRLRGGPTVVFVFTLACGGKKKKRCFEAGSTSADPPDGDCGKDAEQDERGRTPSGGVRASCLEDPSGTMRLRGGISLLQRVFGPRIQKGTPC from the exons atggcgactctgggaaggatgccgagcaggacgagagaggaagaactccgtcaggaggggtcagggcttcctgtctgGAGGACCCGTCTGGAACAATGCgcctgcgaggaggtacttctctgctgcaaagggtttttgggcctcggatacaAAAAGGAACTCCGCGTTAGGAgtagccaccgggtgcat gacgtactgtggtgtttgtcttcactcgcgcctgcggtggaaaaaaaaaaaaaaaaaaagcgatgcttcgaggctggcagtacctctgaagacccaccagatggcgactgtgggaaggatgccgagcaggacgagagaggaagaactccgtcaggatgggtcagggcttcctgtatggaggacccgtccggaacaatgcgcctacgaggag gacctactgtggtgtttgtcttcactctcgcctgcggtggaaaaaaaaaaaagcgatgcttcgaggctggcagtacctctgcagacccaccagatggcgactgtgggaaggatgccgagcaggacgagagaggaagaactccgtcaggaggggtcagggcttcctgtctggaggacccgtccggaacaatgcgcctgcgaggaggtatttctctgctgcaaagggtttttgggcctcggatacaaaaaggaactccatgttag